Part of the Penicillium digitatum chromosome 4, complete sequence genome is shown below.
TTTCTCTCCGGCTTCGGAGAGAACAGTTGCGCTGGGGTCAGCGACCAAGCTGTGGCCATAGGCTTGATAGGAGGCGTCCAGATCACGCGCCGGGCTACAAAGTGCCACATATGACTGGTTATCAACAGCTCTGGCACGAGCAAGGAGTGACCAATGCAGAGGACCGGTCGTAGTGTTGAAGGCCGCCGGGTAGACAAGGAGGAAAGCTCCCTGGCGGGCGGCGATCATCGCTCCCTCCGGGAAACGAATATCGTAGCAGATGGCCAGAGCGATCTTCCCGTACTCCGGGAGATCGATGACTGTTAACTGGTTACCAGGTGAAAGTACGTCGCTCTCCTTGAACTTTATCTTGCCCGGAATATCGATGTCGAACAGATGTGTCTTGCGGTGAGTACCGATCAAGGCGCCCTTTGGCGAGAAGACCAACGAGGTATTGTAATACTTTTTGGTAGAGGGCTCCAGTTCAGGAATACTTCCACCGACAAGGTATGCATTTGCCTCCACGGCGATAGCCGATAGGGCGTGGAAGGAGGGTGATTGTTCAACCGTGGGGGGAGAGGGAAGGAGGGTCTCGGCGTATTTTGGGAAGAAATTTGTGCCATAGGGCGAGTTGAAGCATTCTGGAAGGACGATTAATCCTGCGCCAGCCTTTGCAGCTTCGAGAACTTTGCTCCGAGCATGAGAGAGGTTCACGGCCTTGTCCGCTCCTAGATGGCTCGGTTAGCTGCGGGGGGGAAAAAGGGCAATCTTAGAGATTCAAACCCGATGCAAGCTGAACAAGAGCCAATTTGAGGGGCTTTTTCAAGAGGGTAGCCATGGTTGGAGatatgaagaagaagagatgagGGGGGGGAGGTGGGAGGGGGAATGATATCGGATCGATTACGAATTGCGGGGGATGGCCATTTCGCTGATAAGCAGCATCGCGACCATACTCAAATTGTTCATCCTGGAGATCTTTATCTTGAGTAGATTCTTACTTTTTTTTCGGTTTTTTTGGCTTTGAATAGCTGCGGTTCCCCCCGATCAGAGATTGGAAGATGACGTTATAGCTGCATGCTCTTGAACTCTTGAAATAGCTTACACCAAGTGGTATTATAGGCCTCTTTCCAAGACGCTTTACATACGATTCCTTTTAAATAGGCAATCAAGAACAAAATTGCGCCCCTTGTTACAGTGTAGCCCTGAAGCACCTATAGTTTGGATCTTTACAGACCGACTTTGCTGAGAAAGTACACCATACCCATGCCAAGCGCgcaagcgcccaacacatcctgtgttgggcgcttggcacaaCGACTATGATACATTACCTTTATTGAGGAAAAAACATAATCAGGTCAATCCAATGAGAGGCCGTGAATTCTCTCCGGATATAAAAAGGGGGCTTACACAGTAGCGAGGCCCACTGGGATGTCGTTCTACCAATAGAAGATGCGATGGTGGAGTCCTGCTTTTTAATTTCTTGTTCGGACACTTTCGACTCGAGTGCCTATTAACTGCTGTATCTTGCTAATTCGATCCGACTCAACAGTCTTATTTGTGTATAAGATATCATGGAGGACGGAGCCTCGACCCGTCACCCCAAAGCATGCATAACCTGTGCGAAGGCCAAAGTACGATGTTTCCCGGAAATCGATGGTCCTTGCAAACGGTGAGTATAGATGGTTTCATACTTGATCTCTCTATATgttgatcttttttttttttagctgtCGACGTTTGGGCAAAGACTGTGGAATCCAACTACCCGGAGCTCATCGccgtgaaaaaaaaacaggcGCAAGTAGTTCGTAAGTGTTCACCAGTCCGACAGTTCCCTAAGAGACCCCTAACATTTAAGCTAGGGAGGTTGCTGCACTCGAGGAAAAATTAGACCGCATGGTCGCTTTGCTGGCTGCCTCGGAACAACATGTCCGAGAACGATTAGAAAGTGGCCAAGAAAGGAGATCATCATCTACGTTTGAACATAACATCGCTGCTCCTGATGAAGCTGAAGGCCAGCTGTTGATGGAAGTGTTCTTCCGGAAAATGTTCCCTCTCTTTCCCTTCCTCATGATTCCCCCGCACGTCACCGCAGAGGAACTGCGCCGAGAGAAAACATTCCTCTACCTGAATCTTTCAATGGTCGCATGCCAAAAAGCTCCACGCCAGCGAGAGATTGCGGATTTAGTCCAAGAATATGTCGCCGAGCACATCGTCATCAGAGGGGAACATAGTCTGGATCTGCTCCAGGGCCTTCTTATTAATGTGGCTTGGTTCGTTTCAGTCAGTCGTTATCCGCGACTGGCTGACCAACCCCCTCAAGGGCCCAAATCGGAAGAACCTCAACATTTGGTTCGAAGCACTGCCCAGCTTGATACAAATGTGCACTTACTCGTGGCGCAATCCTTTAGTATGGGCTTAAATCAAGAGATGGCTTACCAGAAAAGCTTGAACTATCCTTTGACTTATTTGAAAGATACTACGAACGAGGACCGTCATAATCCGGTTCGCACACTGGAAGAGCGACGCACTTATCTTGGGTGTTACTATCTCACCACCATGTATGTGTACCCTTCATACGTGGCTGAAACATAAGCTAATCTGTGAAAGGCTCTCGACATGTGTGAAAGACTTGGGGCCGATAATTCGCTTTACAAGATACACAGATGAATGTTGCAAAGTGCTAGACCAGATCGCAGAATATCCCACCGATGCCTTTTTGACACAGCTGGTGCGAGCGATGAACGTCGCAGAGAGGATCCACCAAACACTCTACAACACCGAGCTCCATTCTTCATCACTCTCATCAGCGCCTCCGCCCCTTGGACTAAGCATACGATGGCTTGAGGCTGAGCTTAAGCAACTCAAAGCTCGCATGCCGAGTGACTCACCCAATTCTCGTGAGTCGTACCATCGTGTTTTCGCGGATAATTTAAACCTGACAACAACGACAGCCGTTTTACAGCTTCACTACATCACACTCGAGATACATCTTTATCGAATTGCCCTTAGTAGCGAACCATCCAAGTCGAACTATGGCGATCATCCTCTAATGCAATTGGATCTCCTTTTCCGCTGCCTGGAAGCGACAACCTCCTTTTTCCAAAATATCCTCTCCCTCCCATCTGAtatctttcctttcttccctttcaGCATCATGTGCCAATTCGGAAAAGCAATCGTCACTCTCTCACAGCTCTCTCTTTACGACCACCCCGGATGGGATCGAGCATACGTGGACAGCATCATCGACTTCGACCAGACCGTCGATCTTTTAGCTCGCAAGATGGAAGAAGAACGTCCCGCATTAGAACAGGCTCTTGGAAAAGATCCAAAGTCTACCGAGTCGCCGGAGATATTTGGAAGGATGAGAAACCGCGCGCAAATGATTAAAAAGATGCATCGGCAGAGAAAAGAGGCACTGGAACAAAAATCCCTGCTCACCACTGTGGCCCCGATGGATTATGACTTCATGATGGATTGTCCCCTCGATGTGTTGTTTCCTTTTGGTGAAATAATTCCACCGATATATGGGCAACACATGTAGTTGACAATCGGCCATGTCTAGGCCCACTACGGACCGAACGGAATCCGCCGAGATCTGGGCAATTTAGATCTACTTGTACATACTTTAATGTTATAATGATTTATTTCCAACGATTCCAATTGGTTCATCGCGAGCGACAAACACCTATTGCTCATAGGATCTTCCCGCGATGTGTCCGAGACCGGCAATTCCAGTCAATTTCTCTTCATGGATATCGACAAACCGCAGATTAAGTCCTTAAGTTACCACCAACGCGCCATCTCCACGATTTCAAAGTACACGATGTGAAGAGAGCCCCGGCTCGGAGTCTTGTCAGGAGAGCGGGTCGCGCAGATTCAACGTTCACAAGGCATTATAAACACATAATCGAATCAAAATTACAAGACCATTACCCCGACCATAGCAGCTATCACGGCCATGATACCGGCAATGTTGGAGGAAGGGGTAGTAGCAGCATTCAAAGTGGACGAGCTGGCCGCGGCAGCAGAAGGAGAAGCAGCGTTACCTCTGTTCGAGGTCGACGAGGTAGAAATCTTCAAAGAAGAAGTGACCACCGTAAGACCGGAGGGAGCATCCGTGATCATGCTATCGGCAGTTTGAGTGCCGgatgggaaagaagaagaagaagaagaagaagaagaagaagaagaagaagaagaagaagaagaagaagaagaagaagaagaagaagaagaagaagacgcgAAGGATGAGTCCGACATCACCGACACCTCGGAAGTCTGTGTTGCAAAAGCGGACACAATCTCAGCCGTCGACAAAGCAGTCAACGCGATGGTGCTTGTAGAAGCAGCCTGTTTGCCATTGGGCCCCCAGCCTTCCAGGTAGTCGGGAGTAAGCGTTGCAGTCCCAGAGTATTGGGGACATCCTGGCTGGGTTGTCTTTGGGGCGCACGGCCGCCACCGCAGTCAAGAAATGAGCAGATCTCACCGCTGTCCGGGACGTACCAGAGGTAGCTGGCGTAGTAGTGGTCGAAGATGACTTCTGAGGAAACACAGCCTTCCAGGTCGGTGCGAGCTGTGGCGAGGCTGGCGAGGCCTAGGAGGAAACAAAGAGTGACAGGTTTCATTTTGGATTGTGAATGAGCGACCGAGGTAAGCTTAACGAATGACAGCTAAGGAGAGTGAAAGAAAAGGAGCACTGAAAGGGAACTCGAGCACTGGAGAGGATAGTCATTTCTTGGCGGGAATCAGTTCCCTTTGAAGCGGGGTCTCGGCCCTCGAAGATCAGCCTCAAGGTCTTTAGGTCTTAGTTGGATCAGTTGGATTGACTTCAAACTACCATGTTTACATAGAAAGAAGATCAATTTTTATCCATTTTTACCAAAATACAATGTAGACCCCATTATcttcagaaaaaaaaaaggaaaattCGACTTGGAGCCCGTGGTGCCCGGGGAGGTCCTCAACCGGAGCCTGACCGGACTCAAGGGAGACAAAGGGCATTGAGAAGCCGGCCCACTGCGTAAAGCCGGGCCAACTTTGTCCGATCTAGAGCCCGTGGTGCCCAGGGAAATTCTCACCTGGGCCCTAACTGGGCTCAATAGAAACACCGATGCCACTGGGAAGCTGGCCCACTGCGTAAAGCCGGGCCAACCTTGTCTGACTTGGAGCCCGTGGTCCCAGGGAGATACCCACCTGGACCCTCACTGGGTTCAGAAAGAAACCGATGCCATGGGGCTTGAAGCTGGCCCACTGCGTGAAGCCGGACCAACTTTGCCCCAGGTGGCTGGGGGGCCGAtggacaaaaaaaaaaaaagaaacatgAGCAACAAAAAGcaagagatcaaaaagaaaaccgAACCACAGAGGCAGTAAACGCATATGCAAACCTTCGCCATGCGCTTGAACATAAACTAACACTCCCGAAAGGGAGAACACAGATGGAGAAGATGTGGAGAAGAAATAGAGAAATGTCTAGTTCTTGATCTCGTTGATCAGCTGGTGGAACTCTTGCAGTCTCTCACCCTTTACTCGAACGGCCCAATGTTTGAGTTCCCCAGTCTCGTTGGGGACCAGGAACTGAACACTGTTAGTGGTGAGCTTGTAGTCAAACTCTTTCTTCAGGAGAATGTTCAAGGTGACATTTCCACTAGGGTCGGCACGGGCGACAATCCGTGCACGGCCAGTGACAGGGTGCTTCAGAAGGCGGACAGGACCTGTTCCTTTGGCGTACCACTTATCCTCAAGCTTGAACACCCGGGACTTGTCTTCAAACACAAgagtttcttcttcttcgccacCGTTGCCCTTTGTCAAATCGAAAATTTCGCCAGGTTCACCGTCCTCATCTTCAGTGGAATTGGAAATGGGCTGAGTAGGAGGGGCCGAGGGAGTGGTCATCGCGGGCTGTGCGGAAAAATTGGTCGAAGGAGCCAACGGTGCAGTGGAGACCTGTCCGAACATATTGGCGCCAACAGAAGAAGGGGGAGGCGAGGGCTTCGTCTTTTTTGCGGGGGAATCATCTTGGTCGTCATTTCCATCAACAGAGGCCTTGCGTTTCGGCGAGGCCGGTCTAAGCCCGCCGAAAATGTTCTGCTCAGCCGGCTTGGGTCCACCGAAGATGTTCTGAGAGGACTTCGGCTTTTTTGCGGGGGAATCATCGTCCTTTTCACCTTCATCTGCGGAGGCCTTGCGTTTCGGCGAGGTCGGCTTGAGCCCGCCGAAAATGTTCTGCGAGGCTGGGACCGGCTTACTGGACGACCCGAAAACCGAGGAGCCGGAAGAGGAGCTGGGAGGACCTGCACCAAATGCACCGAAGAAAGGCGGTGGGGATGCAGGCTTGCCTCCAAAGAGTGCGGCATCCGCAGGCGAACGCTGGGCTGTTCCGACGAGAGTTGAGAATTCAGAAGACTGAGGAGATGATGATGTAGGGAAACGGGGTTGGTAGTTCGATGAAGATAAAGAGGAAGTGCCGTTCGCTCCAGCGGAAGCGGCGGTCGAGGGAGCAACGAAAGGAGGAAAGACAGGAGGGGTAGAATTAACAGCACTCGCAGAGGGGGTACCGTTCGCTTCAGCAGAAGTGGTGGTCGAGGGAGTAACAAAAGGAGGAAAAACATGAGGGGAAGAATTGCCAGTACCCGCAGAGTCGCCCTGCGGAGGCGTGGCAGGTGCAGCAGATGTTGCAGGCTCCTCAGCGTTATCATCAGCGAACTTGAAACCCACACCGGGGACGAAAACGGCACGCTTTTTAGCTGCGGCTTCAATTTCAGCGCGCTTCGCGCGTTGGCGTTCCTCATCTTTGCGCTCCCActcttcctcatcatcctcatcagaGTCAAACTCCAAAGCCTTTCTCTGTGCCTTTGCTTTAGCGATGGTCTTGTCCGACTCTGTCTTGAACTGGGCTGAAAAATCGATGCCAGTAGCTTTACCACCAAGCTTGGGAACCTGGAAAGCAGACGCTGCGGTTGAAGTGGCTGCACCATCAAACTTAGGAATCTGGAAAGCAGGGGCAGTGGTTGAAGTAGCTGCACCGTCAAACTTGGGAATCTGGAAAGCAGGGGCAGTGGTTGAAGTGGCTGCATCACCAGATTTAGGGGCTTCAATAGCAGAGGAAGTGGTAGAAGTTACTACAGCGCCAATTTTGGAAACTCCAAAAGCAGGGGTGGTAGTTGAAGTGGCCGCATCGCCAAACTTGGGAGGCTCAACGGCAGTGGGGGCTGCAAAAGTGGCTACAGGGCTGGCAGTGGGAGGATAAGGCTTAGCTGGAGCGACAGGAGCAGCAGAAACGGGAACCGCGGCCGGAGACGAAGGACCGGCAATCAAGGCGGAAGAAGCGCCAGCAGAAGTAGTTGCTGGAGCAGGATTCGGAGCAGAAAAGGATTGGGCGAACTTGGAGGAAGTGGTAGACCCACCAGAAGGCTTGTTAGAGGGTGCTGGGTGTCTATCATCATGACCAAGAGGTACAAAGGCCGGAGGAGTCGGGATCCGAGAAGGCGCGTTGCCATCTGCCGCTTCCTGGGCGTCATCGCGTTTGTTGATGGCAGCGCGCTTAGCATCTTCTTCGGGGTTGATCGACCCAATGGGGACACCGAGCTCACGTCGAAGTTCAGCGTAAAGAATAAGGACTTCGTCAATATCATCTGTCATGGGATCGCATTTGGCGACCTCACGCTTGAACGACTCAGTCAAGACGCCAATCTTCATAAGCAAGGCGGCTCGATCCCTAAGCTCATCCCGATTCTTCTCAGGGAAAAGACGTTTGAGTGGCATCGCGTCAAAGTCTTCAGTTGATACAGGAAATTCAATTGACACAGGTTGATCCGGTCGAGGGAAAAGACTGTCAGAGTCTGAAGCAGCGAAAGTGTTGGAAACAATAGAAgttgaggaggaagaggggagggaagaggaagacgagACAGGTAAACAAGACGAGCTCTTATGGTCGCGTGGAGACTGCGCGAACGACACATGAGGTGTCGCAGCTATCGTCGCACCTTCCGTTCGAGATTCGTTCGACACCTTAGGCCCAGCGGTAAATGGGCTAGTCAATGAGCCATTCAGAGCTGCGATGTTGGTGTCTTTATTGTTCCCAACTGCTGTACTTGCACCAAAGAGCGAAGTGTTCGATGCCTGGGGAGTTGCAGCCTGCTCTGTCGGCTTTGGCGCAAATGGATTACTGAAAGCGTTCTGCCCTGACAGGTTCGCGAATGGATTGCTAGGCGTCACCTGGGTTGTCTTTTCCTTTCCAGACTTTGACGGCGCAGGAGACACCCCGAACATTGAGCCAAATTGTGAGGTCTGGGCAGGTACAGGAGTCTGCCCTTCGCTTGTCACCTTCGGTGCAAAGATACTACTCGTCGCTAATTGTTCCTTCTCAGCCACAGGTGCTCCAAACACTGGCTTGAGCGGCTTGTCCTCGGATGATTTTGCACCCGTGCTCTCAGCAGCTGGCTTGTGCGAGAACAGATTGCCAAATGCCGGTGAAGCAGTCTGCTCTTTCCCGGCCTCCAAAGTTTTCGATGCTGTAGGTGTACCAAACATGGACTTGAAAGGCTGGTCCGCTGTAGGGATTGCAGCCGCCTTCTCAGCAGCTGGCTTTGGCGAAAACATGTTGCCAAATGCTGGTGCAGTCGTCTGCTCTTTTCCAGCATCCAACACTTTCGATGCTGCAGGCGTACCAAACATGGACTTGAACGGTTGCGCTTCGCCGGCCTTAACAGAACTTTCGGTCCCAGTAACATTCGGCGAGGACAAAGCGCCGAATGGGCTTGGCGCTGATAGGTTCGCGAACGGGTTGCTCGCCTTCGGTTCTTCTGCCGCTGGCTTGGGCGCAAATAGATTGCTAGCAGGCCCTGAGGGCTGAGAACTGGGAATTGACCCGAAAAGAGCGCCAAAGGGCTTTCCCGCTTCTGCGGGCTTTGCAGAAGTTTGCTCCGCTACCGTAGGCTTCGGGGCAAACAGGTTAGTGCTGCTGGTTGGAGCCTGCCCTGTCAGGTTCGCAAATGGATTGCTGGCTGTCGGCTGCTGTTTCTCTCCATCTGCAGGCTTCGAATCGGCGGGCGTTGATCCGAAAAGCGGCTTGAAAGGTTGTGTCTCGGCAGGTTTCTCGGCAGGTTTCTCAGTCGCAAATGCCTTTGGTGCAAAGAGATTGCTGGGAGCATTCTGCCCTGAAAGGTTCGAAAATGGATTGCTAAGTGCCGATGGACCTGCGGCTGGCTTCGATGAGAACATGGAAGCTCCCTTGGGCTTGGTATCAGGCGACGTTTGCATACTGTCATCGGCAGGCGAAGTCATTTGTGCGGTAGACTGCCCAAATAAGGCGGGTTTTGCTGGGGTGCTCGTGTTCGGTTGTGCTCCGAATCCACCGAATGACGGAGTGGACTGGTTGCCGGCATTGAATCCTCCAAAGCTGAATCCACTGGTACTTGACTGTGAGTTTCCACCGAACGATGTGTTTACAGAAAACGGATTGCTCGACGGCGCAGATCCAAATGAAGTAGGGCCCGCGCTGAACCCGAACGACGTCTGGCTACTCGCCTGGCCGTTAGTGCCCGACGAGAAAATCCCACCCTGACTGGGCCCCGAGCTTGCGCCGGGGAAGCTCTGGCTCTGAGTCTGACCAAATGTGAACCCAGTTGACTGGGTaggtgccggtgccgcggccGGTGCCGCGGATGCGAAAGGGTTGAATGAAGCCACATCAGATGCGCCTCCGCCGGTTGTGGGGGTTGGAGCCCGGCGTTTGCGGACGTCCTTGATCCTAGAGGGTTCAAAGAGATCTTCGGTCAGTTTGTGGCCACCCGCCGCTATTTCAGTTCTCACTTACTTTCTGCTGGCTAACTGGGCCGCTGTCGCCCGAACGGGTTTATCATCCGGGGTGCTGGCCATCCCAAAAATACCCTCGTCTTCTTTGGACCCTTGAGGACCTTGAGCTCCACGTTTCAACATATTGGCCGTATGAAATCACCGTTGGTTGTATGCTTGGAAAGCTCGAACTGCGCGAACTGCCTTATATCCTTCGTAATCTATGTGACTCGGTTTCGTGCGCTAAATCAAACCCGATGCAATACTGAACCTCGGGGTGACTGCGTGATGATTTTCCTCACTTGCGGACAATCGAAGCAGGGAGCTTTCGATATGCGGCGAGGCTCTTTTTGATTCCGCGCCGACTCGAAAAACAACAGCTTTGATGATTATCCTCCACTTAAAGATTATTAATTGTGGAGAGAGCAAAACCCAATTTGTCTCTAACGTCTTTGATGTGGTTGTTCGGTGGTACTCGCGGTTCCGTGACACGTCCGCGATCCGTCGCGCAGGAAGCTGTCAGCACAACGAAGGGGCTTTCAAGTTGGGAGAAGTGAGATCGAAGACAGATCGAGGACTTATGACTGTCCCTGATAATGTTTGTCTTCGAATTTCGATGAATCCCACGACGCAATGAAGGGAGGCACgactattttttttttttctttttggaggAAGCATCCAAGGCGGAAAAAAAGGTAATCACGTGATAATTCTTGGCATCCAAGGTCTATGCTCAGGACTTTTGCAAGCTGTTGTTTTACCCGCAGCAGACAAAAGGGGGATGTGATATGGCAATTTATTTtaatcccttttttttttcttaaaGGACAATGCGGTTATTTTCTAGcaaatgaattcaaaaatgaAGGACAATCTATCAGTGCTCAAATAAAACCCCGCTCACTTCATGATGTCGCCGACCTTGATTAACGGAAGAAAGATCCGCTTCAGCAAATAATACAAGGCACACTGGAGCCTGAGAAAAAGATCAAGGATAACGTTGTGTGAACCAGAGTCAGACTACACGCATAACAACGTTAGTTAGTTGGCTCAAGTATTTTCGAACCACCAAGCCTTTTGAAAGGGAAGTTTATGAAGTGACTACGTGATAGATGTGCACATTCGACTAGAGAATAAGAGGCCAATGAACAGGGTGCTGCCTGTCTGAGTCTGCCACTTGAGCATTTCCAAGTCCAAGTCAAAACCAAGGTGAGTGTGACCTCGATAGAAGTACCTGAGTCTTCAGTTCCGTCTCCCAATAGGTCTGTCTGCTGACCTTTTCATTTAAGTTGATCAGAGTAAGGTCGCTTTGGATTTCAAGGTTATCAGCATAGATCCCTAAATTGGTCCACCTGCTCTTCTCCCAACCGGTTACACACTCCGCCTACAACTTAAGTCACATATCACATACTCTGAAAGTGGCAATGGAATTTTCAACTAGTAACATTCCAATCCTATCGGGAAGCACCCACGATGAGCTAGCAGATTAGCTTGATGTTTCGTGATGTGGTGTGCTAGATGTCGATTGGCTATTGGCTGACATGCAGGTAGACTCCATCTCTTGTGGGGAAAGATCAGCGTTGGTTCACATTCTCACGTCCACCTGGGCGTCTTGATATCATGAGACAGAGAACATCGCGTGGTAAATGGACTTCCCCAGGAAAGAAATCACCAATATATATCCTGGTCCGCAGTTACTCGCTATGTATTCCCCAATTTCGAGCGGAATTTCGGGGGGATTCCTTAATTTGCTTTTCTTTCAGCTGCAGTTACAGGGTTCTTGACTCCATTCCAGTTCTGTTATGCGCATACCTGAATTATCCCATCGAGCCTATTGTTAAAAAAAACGCCCAGAGGGCTTTACATAAACCATGCTTTCCCCGGCCCTCGTTGCCCTTGCTCCTCTAGTCAGTGAGTCGGAAGCACACATCTTGCTGACTGGCCTCAGTaatccaagatcaagatgtATTGCTCT
Proteins encoded:
- a CDS encoding Nitrilase family protein (Nit3), putative, with protein sequence MATLLKKPLKLALVQLASGADKAVNLSHARSKVLEAAKAGAGLIVLPECFNSPYGTNFFPKYAETLLPSPPTVEQSPSFHALSAIAVEANAYLVGGSIPELEPSTKKYYNTSLVFSPKGALIGTHRKTHLFDIDIPGKIKFKESDVLSPGNQLTVIDLPEYGKIALAICYDIRFPEGAMIAARQGAFLLVYPAAFNTTTGPLHWSLLARARAVDNQSYVALCSPARDLDASYQAYGHSLVADPSATVLSEAGEKETIIYADLHHDAIANIRSGIPISTQRRFDLYPDPHLVQSDPAQASETTLNFTRKSTTKSPSDNRSLPPTVDHPFKMSNVKTGNKRSAIADVVSREYTINLHKRCHGVSFKKRAPKAIKEIRAFAEQAMGTKDVRVDPQLNKKVWEAGIKGVPFRLRVRISRKRNDEENAKERLYSHVQAVNVKDPKGLHTTTVDDA
- a CDS encoding Fungal transcriptional regulatory protein, N-terminal: MEDGASTRHPKACITCAKAKVRCFPEIDGPCKRCRRLGKDCGIQLPGAHRREKKTGASSSEVAALEEKLDRMVALLAASEQHVRERLESGQERRSSSTFEHNIAAPDEAEGQLLMEVFFRKMFPLFPFLMIPPHVTAEELRREKTFLYLNLSMVACQKAPRQREIADLVQEYVAEHIVIRGEHSLDLLQGLLINVAWFVSVSRYPRLADQPPQGPKSEEPQHLVRSTAQLDTNVHLLVAQSFSMGLNQEMAYQKSLNYPLTYLKDTTNEDRHNPVRTLEERRTYLGCYYLTTMLSTCVKDLGPIIRFTRYTDECCKVLDQIAEYPTDAFLTQLVRAMNVAERIHQTLYNTELHSSSLSSAPPPLGLSIRWLEAELKQLKARMPSDSPNSPVLQLHYITLEIHLYRIALSSEPSKSNYGDHPLMQLDLLFRCLEATTSFFQNILSLPSDIFPFFPFSIMCQFGKAIVTLSQLSLYDHPGWDRAYVDSIIDFDQTVDLLARKMEEERPALEQALGKDPKSTESPEIFGRMRNRAQMIKKMHRQRKEALEQKSLLTTVAPMDYDFMMDCPLDVLFPFGEIIPPIYGQHM
- a CDS encoding putative siderophore biosynthesis enzyme → MKPVTLCFLLGLASLATARTDLEGCVSSEVIFDHYYASYLWYVPDSGCPQYSGTATLTPDYLEGWGPNGKQAASTSTIALTALSTAEIVSAFATQTSEVMITDAPSGLTVVTSSLKISTSSTSNRGNAASPSAAAASSSTLNAATTPSSNIAGIMAVIAAMVGVMVL
- a CDS encoding Nucleoporin nup61, whose protein sequence is MLKRGAQGPQGSKEDEGIFGMASTPDDKPVRATAAQLASRKIKDVRKRRAPTPTTGGGASDVASFNPFASAAPAAAPAPTQSTGFTFGQTQSQSFPGASSGPSQGGIFSSGTNGQASSQTSFGFSAGPTSFGSAPSSNPFSVNTSFGGNSQSSTSGFSFGGFNAGNQSTPSFGGFGAQPNTSTPAKPALFGQSTAQMTSPADDSMQTSPDTKPKGASMFSSKPAAGPSALSNPFSNLSGQNAPSNLFAPKAFATEKPAEKPAETQPFKPLFGSTPADSKPADGEKQQPTASNPFANLTGQAPTSSTNLFAPKPTVAEQTSAKPAEAGKPFGALFGSIPSSQPSGPASNLFAPKPAAEEPKASNPFANLSAPSPFGALSSPNVTGTESSVKAGEAQPFKSMFGTPAASKVLDAGKEQTTAPAFGNMFSPKPAAEKAAAIPTADQPFKSMFGTPTASKTLEAGKEQTASPAFGNLFSHKPAAESTGAKSSEDKPLKPVFGAPVAEKEQLATSSIFAPKVTSEGQTPVPAQTSQFGSMFGVSPAPSKSGKEKTTQVTPSNPFANLSGQNAFSNPFAPKPTEQAATPQASNTSLFGASTAVGNNKDTNIAALNGSLTSPFTAGPKVSNESRTEGATIAATPHVSFAQSPRDHKSSSCLPVSSSSSLPSSSSTSIVSNTFAASDSDSLFPRPDQPVSIEFPVSTEDFDAMPLKRLFPEKNRDELRDRAALLMKIGVLTESFKREVAKCDPMTDDIDEVLILYAELRRELGVPIGSINPEEDAKRAAINKRDDAQEAADGNAPSRIPTPPAFVPLGHDDRHPAPSNKPSGGSTTSSKFAQSFSAPNPAPATTSAGASSALIAGPSSPAAVPVSAAPVAPAKPYPPTASPVATFAAPTAVEPPKFGDAATSTTTPAFGVSKIGAVVTSTTSSAIEAPKSGDAATSTTAPAFQIPKFDGAATSTTAPAFQIPKFDGAATSTAASAFQVPKLGGKATGIDFSAQFKTESDKTIAKAKAQRKALEFDSDEDDEEEWERKDEERQRAKRAEIEAAAKKRAVFVPGVGFKFADDNAEEPATSAAPATPPQGDSAGTGNSSPHVFPPFVTPSTTTSAEANGTPSASAVNSTPPVFPPFVAPSTAASAGANGTSSLSSSNYQPRFPTSSSPQSSEFSTLVGTAQRSPADAALFGGKPASPPPFFGAFGAGPPSSSSGSSVFGSSSKPVPASQNIFGGLKPTSPKRKASADEGEKDDDSPAKKPKSSQNIFGGPKPAEQNIFGGLRPASPKRKASVDGNDDQDDSPAKKTKPSPPPSSVGANMFGQVSTAPLAPSTNFSAQPAMTTPSAPPTQPISNSTEDEDGEPGEIFDLTKGNGGEEEETLVFEDKSRVFKLEDKWYAKGTGPVRLLKHPVTGRARIVARADPSGNVTLNILLKKEFDYKLTTNSVQFLVPNETGELKHWAVRVKGERLQEFHQLINEIKN